From the genome of Nicotiana sylvestris chromosome 2, ASM39365v2, whole genome shotgun sequence, one region includes:
- the LOC138885691 gene encoding uncharacterized protein: MTSRKLRPYFQCHSIAVVTTYPLRNILHKHELSGRLAKWAIELSEYDIAYQSRTAIKSQVLVDFVADFSQRMQLEAEKELQVFNGSNPGIWTLFTDGSSNVKGAGLGIILIPPTGETIRQAIKCHSITNNETEYEAVIAGLELARELDINQIVIKSDSQLVVNQMLEIYTVREARM, from the coding sequence atgacatctagaaaattaaggccttattttcagtgTCATTCTATCGCTGTAGTAACTActtatccattacgcaatatattacataagcatgagttgtcaggtaggttagccaaatgggctatagaattaagtgaatatgacatcgCATACCAGTCTAGAACCGcgataaaatctcaagtgttagtagattttgtggctgattttagccaaagAATGCAAttggaagcagaaaaagaattgcaaGTGTTCAATGGTTCTAATCCGGGAATTTGGaccttattcactgatggttcctCTAATGTGAAGGGTGCAGGCTTGGGAATTATTTTGATACCACCTAcaggtgaaaccattcgacaagccattaaatgtcattctataactaacaatgagacagagtatgaggctgtgattgcaggtttagaactagcACGAGAACTCGACATTAATCAGATTGTGATCAAAAGCgattcacaactcgtagttaatcaaatgctagAGATTTATACAGTCAGGGAAGCACGGATGTAG